In Candidatus Defluviibacterium haderslevense, the following are encoded in one genomic region:
- a CDS encoding 2-oxoacid:ferredoxin oxidoreductase subunit beta, translating to MTYVKPSFRHPKLPVNKIGFARREYEGAISTLCAGCGHDSISGAIVQACFEMAIEPHRLAKLSGIGCSSKTPTYFLGNSHGFNSVHGRMPSVATGAILANKDLIYLGVSGDGDSASIGMGQFVHAIRRNLNMLYIVMNNGCYGLTKGQDSATADEGSINKSGAENMFQGIDLVSLSIELGATFAARSFSGDKHQLIPLIKAGLSHPGFAFIDVISPCVTFNNNVGSTKSYDYTREHMEATSAIDLVPVKTEITNSQEEGTTQQIQLHDESYIQIHKLASNWDPTDKLSTITKIFEAKSRGEIPTGLMYFNTESKDLHTVLNTTDTPLNLLQKEVLCPGNAKLSGINASFR from the coding sequence ATGACATACGTTAAACCCAGTTTCAGACATCCGAAGTTGCCAGTGAATAAAATTGGTTTTGCCCGAAGAGAATATGAAGGAGCCATATCAACTTTATGTGCAGGATGTGGGCATGATTCCATAAGTGGAGCTATTGTTCAGGCATGTTTTGAAATGGCCATTGAGCCTCATCGTTTAGCCAAATTATCTGGGATAGGGTGCTCATCCAAGACACCTACATACTTCTTAGGGAATTCGCATGGATTTAATTCAGTACATGGCAGGATGCCTTCTGTGGCGACAGGTGCTATATTAGCTAATAAAGATTTAATTTATCTTGGTGTGAGCGGTGATGGAGATTCAGCTTCAATAGGGATGGGCCAATTCGTACATGCCATTCGAAGAAATCTAAACATGTTATATATCGTCATGAATAATGGCTGTTATGGATTAACTAAAGGTCAGGATTCAGCAACAGCTGATGAAGGATCGATCAATAAATCTGGTGCCGAGAATATGTTTCAAGGAATAGACTTGGTATCACTCAGTATAGAATTAGGAGCGACATTCGCAGCACGTAGTTTCTCCGGAGACAAGCATCAATTAATTCCATTAATCAAAGCGGGATTATCGCATCCAGGATTCGCTTTCATTGACGTCATCTCACCTTGTGTTACATTCAACAATAATGTCGGTTCCACGAAATCATATGACTATACCCGAGAACACATGGAAGCTACTTCAGCCATAGATTTGGTTCCAGTTAAAACTGAAATAACTAATTCCCAGGAAGAAGGTACTACTCAACAAATCCAACTACATGATGAATCCTATATCCAGATTCACAAGCTAGCATCAAATTGGGATCCAACAGATAAATTATCCACCATCACCAAGATATTTGAAGCCAAATCGAGAGGTGAAATTCCAACCGGACTCATGTATTTCAATACAGAAAGCAAAGATTTACATACGGTGCTCAATACTACAGACACACCATTGAATTTGCTTCAAAAAGAAGTCTTGTGTCCTGGTAATGCGAAGTTGAGCGGGATTAATGCGAGTTTTAGATAG
- a CDS encoding 2-oxoacid:acceptor oxidoreductase subunit alpha — MSNEILINDLVVRFANVNGTGSASANNMFAKSVFRMGIPVSPKNIFPSNIQGLPTWYEVRVSEKGYLGRREGVDIMVAINAQSMAKDVQEVKSGGYLIYDSTKLLAEELFREDIHYIGIPMIQLCMDHYPESSQHMLLKNVIYVGALAALVNIEVEILEQLIKEQFKKKEKLIPGNIQALHLGIKYASEHFVCPLPLHLEKRDLVGDRILVEGNNACGLGALFAGATVGSWYPITPSTSVMNAFEKWCNKYRVDPDTGKKNFAIVQAEDELAAIGMVLGATWNGARAFTATSGPGVSLMSEFLGLSYFAEIPAVLIDVQRSGPSTGMPTRTQQSDVLAAAFASHGDTKHILLFPANPTECFDFTVIAFDLAERFQTAVIMLTDLDLGMNDHLCKPFAWDEEKKYDRGKVLSAKDLDEMSFGRYLDVDGDGIPYRTIPGTHPTKGSFFTRGSSRDEYAKYTEDGDVYAKNMDRLVKKWNTAKTQVPAPEITIHNPNAKIGIIYFGTSSYAAQETVDLLKEKNILVNEMRMLSFPFSNEVKQFIDQHEQIFVIEQNRDAQFRSLLMIELDINPNKLLKVLQYNGMPITAAFIYQSMMSQIK, encoded by the coding sequence ATGAGCAACGAAATATTAATCAATGACTTAGTCGTTCGATTCGCTAATGTCAATGGAACAGGATCTGCCAGCGCAAATAATATGTTTGCCAAATCTGTTTTTAGAATGGGTATTCCCGTATCACCAAAAAATATTTTTCCATCCAATATCCAAGGACTACCTACTTGGTATGAAGTTCGGGTTAGTGAAAAGGGCTACCTCGGTCGTAGAGAAGGTGTCGATATCATGGTGGCGATCAATGCCCAAAGTATGGCTAAGGATGTTCAGGAAGTGAAGTCTGGTGGATATCTCATTTATGATTCTACCAAATTGCTTGCTGAAGAATTGTTTCGAGAAGACATCCATTATATAGGTATTCCAATGATCCAATTGTGTATGGATCATTATCCTGAATCAAGTCAACATATGTTGTTGAAAAATGTGATTTATGTTGGGGCTTTAGCAGCATTAGTTAATATTGAAGTAGAAATTCTGGAGCAGCTTATTAAAGAACAATTTAAGAAAAAAGAAAAATTAATACCGGGCAATATTCAAGCCCTTCATTTAGGAATTAAATATGCATCTGAACATTTTGTATGTCCACTTCCCCTTCATCTTGAAAAACGTGATTTGGTTGGAGATCGGATACTTGTAGAAGGAAATAATGCATGTGGTCTTGGTGCATTATTCGCAGGTGCAACTGTAGGATCTTGGTATCCCATAACTCCATCAACGAGCGTAATGAATGCATTCGAAAAATGGTGTAATAAATACCGAGTAGATCCGGACACTGGAAAGAAAAATTTTGCCATAGTACAAGCAGAAGATGAACTTGCTGCTATAGGCATGGTGCTTGGAGCTACCTGGAATGGGGCTCGGGCTTTTACGGCTACTAGTGGTCCGGGTGTTTCACTTATGAGTGAATTTTTGGGCTTGTCCTATTTTGCAGAAATACCAGCGGTGCTTATCGATGTACAACGGAGTGGGCCTTCCACAGGAATGCCAACCAGAACCCAACAATCGGATGTGCTAGCTGCAGCTTTTGCTTCACATGGTGACACCAAACATATATTATTATTTCCTGCCAATCCTACGGAATGTTTTGACTTTACTGTAATCGCATTCGATCTGGCAGAGCGATTCCAAACAGCGGTTATTATGCTTACTGATCTTGATCTTGGTATGAATGATCATCTCTGCAAGCCATTTGCATGGGATGAAGAGAAGAAATATGATCGAGGAAAAGTATTATCAGCTAAAGATCTCGATGAAATGAGTTTTGGTCGATATCTTGATGTAGATGGAGACGGAATTCCATACAGAACCATTCCAGGAACTCATCCTACTAAAGGTTCCTTTTTTACCAGAGGATCTTCAAGAGATGAGTATGCTAAATATACGGAAGACGGTGATGTGTATGCCAAAAATATGGATCGCCTAGTTAAAAAATGGAACACTGCTAAAACACAGGTTCCAGCTCCTGAAATTACCATTCATAATCCAAATGCCAAGATTGGTATTATTTATTTTGGAACATCGAGTTATGCTGCTCAAGAGACCGTAGATTTATTAAAAGAAAAAAATATACTGGTCAATGAAATGCGTATGCTTTCTTTTCCATTCTCAAATGAAGTGAAGCAATTTATTGATCAGCACGAACAAATATTTGTTATCGAACAAAACCGCGATGCACAATTCAGATCGTTACTCATGATCGAATTGGATATCAATCCGAATAAATTATTGAAAGTGTTGCAATACAATGGAATGCCTATTACGGCAGCATTTATTTATCAGAGTATGATGTCTCAAATTAAATGA
- a CDS encoding FAD-dependent oxidoreductase, whose product MNPTDIKNPEYFHKVVDCQYACPAHTPVPEYIRLIAAGKYTEAYMVNWVSNVFPGILGRTCDRPCEPACRRVRVEEEPVAICRLKRVAADFKGDVKSLIPGIPTIKNGKKIALIGGGPASLTVARDLAPLGYEIHLFDEQPAGGGMMRSQIPSFRLPEDVLNEEVNYILDMGIHTQFKTYVASLKEVLAKDYDAVFIGTGAPRGKDLANLPGREEAKANIHIGIEWLASVAFEHTEKIGKNVIVIGGGNTAMDCCRTSRRLGGDNVRVVVRSPFNEMKASPWEIEDAQHEDIPFYNLHSPKRFVLEGGKLVGMEFEKVEAQYDNGKRNLVNTGEIVYMEADDVLMAIGQENSFPWIERDLGLEFDEWNMPVVDKTTFQSTNPKVFFGGDSAFGPKNVITAVAHGHQAAISIDLYCNNKDVHHRPDPMTNLTRQKMGIHEWSYNNQTADDLRYKVPHADKTKTLKDRLMEVELGYNEQLAFKEAQRCLNCDVQTIFTTNKCIECDACVDICPTTCITFEMNGEEHDLRQRLNAPSTNLSQDLYISETLPTGRIMIKDEDMCLHCGLCAERCPTAAWDMQKYLYNAAKACTL is encoded by the coding sequence TTGAATCCAACAGACATAAAAAATCCAGAATACTTCCACAAAGTTGTGGATTGTCAGTATGCCTGTCCGGCACATACCCCTGTTCCGGAATACATCAGACTCATAGCTGCCGGCAAATACACCGAGGCTTATATGGTGAACTGGGTGTCCAATGTATTCCCTGGGATCTTGGGTAGGACTTGTGACAGACCTTGTGAACCTGCTTGTAGAAGAGTGCGTGTGGAGGAGGAGCCAGTGGCCATCTGCCGATTAAAGCGCGTTGCTGCTGATTTTAAAGGGGATGTCAAATCATTAATACCAGGCATACCAACGATTAAAAACGGCAAAAAAATAGCGCTCATTGGAGGCGGGCCGGCTTCTTTAACAGTGGCCAGGGATCTTGCACCGCTGGGATACGAAATACATTTGTTCGATGAACAACCTGCTGGAGGAGGTATGATGCGCAGTCAGATTCCTTCATTTAGACTACCGGAAGACGTCTTAAACGAAGAGGTCAATTATATCCTTGATATGGGCATCCATACCCAATTCAAAACATATGTAGCCTCATTAAAAGAAGTGTTGGCCAAAGATTATGATGCGGTATTTATCGGAACAGGAGCGCCACGAGGTAAGGATCTTGCCAATCTTCCCGGTAGAGAAGAAGCTAAGGCTAATATTCATATTGGCATAGAGTGGTTGGCTAGTGTTGCTTTTGAGCATACTGAGAAAATAGGAAAAAACGTCATTGTTATAGGTGGTGGTAATACTGCTATGGATTGCTGCCGGACTTCTAGAAGGTTGGGTGGCGATAATGTTCGTGTCGTGGTGCGAAGCCCATTTAATGAAATGAAAGCCTCGCCTTGGGAGATAGAAGATGCTCAGCATGAAGATATCCCATTCTACAATCTTCATTCACCAAAACGATTCGTTCTGGAGGGTGGTAAGCTAGTAGGCATGGAGTTTGAAAAAGTAGAAGCTCAATATGACAATGGTAAACGCAATCTGGTCAATACCGGAGAAATCGTATACATGGAAGCGGATGATGTGCTGATGGCCATTGGACAAGAGAATAGCTTCCCATGGATAGAACGAGATTTGGGTCTGGAATTTGACGAGTGGAACATGCCTGTAGTGGATAAAACGACCTTTCAATCCACCAATCCCAAAGTTTTTTTTGGTGGGGATTCCGCATTTGGTCCAAAGAATGTAATTACAGCAGTTGCTCATGGACACCAAGCCGCAATATCCATAGATTTATATTGCAACAATAAAGACGTTCATCACAGACCGGATCCAATGACCAATCTGACCCGTCAAAAAATGGGGATACATGAGTGGTCGTATAACAACCAAACGGCAGACGATCTAAGGTATAAAGTGCCCCATGCTGATAAAACGAAAACCTTGAAAGATCGTCTTATGGAAGTGGAATTGGGATATAATGAACAATTAGCTTTCAAGGAAGCGCAACGATGCTTAAACTGCGATGTTCAGACTATATTTACGACAAATAAATGTATAGAATGTGATGCCTGTGTTGATATTTGTCCGACCACATGTATTACCTTTGAAATGAATGGTGAAGAGCATGATTTAAGACAGCGTCTCAATGCACCTTCTACTAATTTAAGTCAGGATTTATACATTTCAGAAACATTACCTACCGGACGCATTATGATCAAAGATGAAGACATGTGTCTTCACTGTGGACTCTGTGCAGAACGATGCCCAACTGCAGCTTGGGATATGCAAAAATATTTATATAATGCTGCCAAAGCGTGTACTTTATGA
- a CDS encoding T9SS type A sorting domain-containing protein, translating into MKTLISNFYSGIPFFRLKNKSFIISFFALLMVHNVKAQQYWNKLNEPTFNYYTDYTYIKQYGQSNILVRIPGTGQIPIHYLSLDDGITWKEIGRDPNNSELRLAYQIQPLSDGTLIGTKQQDVVISKDNGNSWSITPNRWNIKTSSEPFFDFNENIHVLGIDSVYISNDQCTTWLSYPIKNPSSNILGTRFNISDSMLIIYELTNKVFLSNDLGQQWDSLIFKQTTLINNVTISKNKNIYILLYDFNLFTNYVLYSKDLGKNFDTLKNITDYSIIDENDIIYTQNFEHKTIDMYKFDTKLRSYPIDEFFDFNNDNYFKISKGINNHLYVGKLGEVIYKSKDTFNFITGLFTSKTIKDLNQNCINDPLETKPWIGEMKFSNTINSYGINTEPKGDIVVYPEIGNYSLTIEDPLNIWELCDDLSNIQIVKDSNYTYKDILIKSKENCVSIDFNISTQNMRPCFDNNIIYVNVNNLGTIDASNIKLKINLGPLLKVISCSANNFSIIGNEMTIDLDLIPSGESILISIVHKLDCKAKLGESLCITGEVLFKDPCKLHKDSNNVKTTCAIIRGAFDPNDKTALVNGKELNSFVPPNNLITYQIRFQNTGNDTAFNVFIKDTLDSNLDWSTFKFIASSHPANYSLTENRILRFDFPEIYLPDSNANEIASHGFVIYSIEQKPQIKIGNKIKNKAYIYFDFNDPVLTNEVTLEVQEPVSTSHETKKITYIRAVPNPFNNRTQLILPLEYISGIKEVKLINMNGTEIFSKKTNERIIEIENLNYIPGMYTVRIKNSNGDTGIFKLIIY; encoded by the coding sequence ATGAAAACACTAATCTCAAATTTCTATTCTGGAATCCCATTTTTTAGACTGAAAAACAAATCTTTTATAATTTCCTTTTTTGCCCTATTAATGGTCCATAATGTCAAAGCACAACAATATTGGAATAAATTAAATGAGCCAACATTTAACTATTACACTGATTATACTTATATTAAGCAATATGGCCAATCGAATATATTAGTTCGTATTCCTGGTACAGGTCAAATTCCGATTCATTATTTATCTTTAGATGATGGTATAACCTGGAAAGAAATAGGTAGAGATCCTAATAATTCAGAGCTTAGATTAGCTTATCAAATTCAACCACTTTCAGATGGAACTTTGATAGGGACAAAACAACAAGATGTGGTAATAAGTAAAGACAATGGTAATTCTTGGAGTATTACGCCCAATCGATGGAATATAAAAACTTCTAGTGAACCTTTTTTCGATTTCAATGAAAACATACATGTTCTTGGTATTGATAGCGTATATATATCAAATGATCAATGTACAACATGGTTGAGTTACCCAATCAAAAATCCTAGTTCAAACATATTAGGTACCAGATTTAATATTAGTGATTCAATGTTGATCATTTATGAATTGACCAATAAAGTATTTTTATCCAATGATCTAGGCCAACAATGGGATTCGCTTATATTTAAACAAACTACTTTAATAAATAATGTTACCATTTCTAAAAATAAAAATATTTATATTTTACTTTATGATTTTAATTTATTTACAAATTACGTTTTATACTCAAAAGATTTAGGTAAAAATTTTGATACTTTAAAAAACATTACCGATTATTCAATTATTGATGAAAATGACATTATCTATACCCAAAATTTTGAACATAAAACTATAGATATGTATAAATTTGATACTAAATTACGCAGTTATCCAATTGATGAATTTTTTGATTTTAACAATGACAATTATTTTAAAATTTCCAAAGGAATTAATAATCATTTATATGTTGGAAAATTAGGCGAAGTAATTTATAAATCGAAGGATACTTTTAATTTTATAACAGGTTTATTCACCTCAAAAACGATTAAAGATCTAAACCAAAATTGTATTAATGACCCTCTAGAAACTAAACCCTGGATTGGTGAAATGAAATTTTCGAATACAATAAACAGTTATGGAATAAATACCGAACCTAAAGGAGATATTGTAGTTTATCCTGAGATTGGTAATTATTCCCTAACCATAGAAGATCCTTTAAATATATGGGAACTTTGTGATGATCTGTCTAATATCCAAATTGTAAAAGATTCTAATTACACTTACAAGGATATATTGATTAAGTCAAAAGAAAACTGCGTATCTATTGATTTTAATATAAGCACACAAAACATGAGGCCTTGTTTTGATAATAATATTATTTATGTGAATGTAAATAATTTAGGAACAATAGATGCAAGCAATATTAAATTAAAAATTAATTTGGGTCCATTATTAAAAGTCATTTCATGTTCCGCTAATAATTTTTCCATTATTGGGAATGAAATGACTATTGATCTGGATCTTATTCCTAGTGGTGAAAGCATTCTAATCAGCATCGTACATAAATTGGATTGTAAGGCAAAATTGGGAGAATCCTTATGCATTACAGGTGAAGTGTTATTTAAAGATCCTTGCAAACTTCATAAAGATTCAAATAATGTTAAAACAACTTGTGCGATCATTCGTGGTGCATTTGATCCAAATGACAAAACAGCACTTGTGAACGGAAAAGAATTGAATAGTTTTGTTCCACCCAATAATCTGATTACTTATCAGATTCGTTTCCAAAATACCGGTAACGATACTGCCTTTAATGTTTTCATAAAAGACACCTTAGATAGTAATCTTGATTGGAGTACTTTTAAATTTATAGCTTCTAGCCATCCTGCAAATTATTCATTGACGGAAAATAGGATATTGAGATTTGATTTTCCAGAAATATATCTTCCTGATAGCAATGCTAATGAAATAGCTTCTCATGGATTTGTTATTTACTCTATAGAACAAAAGCCACAAATCAAAATTGGCAATAAAATAAAAAACAAAGCTTACATTTATTTTGATTTTAACGATCCGGTTTTGACTAATGAAGTCACTTTGGAAGTACAGGAACCTGTATCTACATCTCATGAAACTAAAAAAATAACCTATATTAGGGCTGTTCCAAATCCATTTAACAATAGAACCCAATTAATATTACCGCTGGAATATATTTCCGGAATTAAGGAAGTGAAATTGATCAACATGAATGGTACTGAAATCTTTTCTAAGAAGACTAATGAACGAATCATTGAAATTGAAAATTTAAACTATATCCCGGGTATGTACACCGTTAGAATTAAAAATTCAAATGGTGACACTGGCATTTTCAAATTAATAATATACTAA
- a CDS encoding energy transducer TonB has product MKQLTFNTSLIILSLVLLLSCKKNTEDLKDQSVKEDETFNFVEQLPEFPGGPAAMTKFINDNMRYPEEAKLHKVAGTVVIQFVVTKEGKIINVTLTRGIGYGCDEEALRVIQSMPDWKPGKYKNKEVPVNFTLPVKFKL; this is encoded by the coding sequence ATGAAACAATTAACTTTTAATACCAGTTTGATAATACTATCCCTAGTATTATTGTTGTCTTGCAAGAAAAACACTGAAGATTTAAAAGATCAAAGTGTAAAAGAAGATGAAACATTTAATTTTGTTGAACAATTACCAGAATTCCCCGGTGGACCTGCTGCAATGACAAAATTCATCAACGATAATATGCGTTACCCTGAAGAAGCAAAATTGCATAAAGTAGCGGGCACGGTTGTAATTCAATTTGTTGTTACCAAGGAAGGCAAAATCATCAACGTAACTTTAACAAGAGGTATAGGCTATGGATGCGATGAAGAAGCTCTTCGAGTGATTCAATCCATGCCAGATTGGAAACCAGGAAAATATAAAAATAAAGAGGTTCCTGTAAATTTTACCCTTCCGGTTAAATTTAAATTATAA
- a CDS encoding T9SS type A sorting domain-containing protein — MKKIFTSLLFFSFVWLVDAQFKVVQPLKSESAVFNKVAKTGFEPAKNTGVSSPKLKTRYPYDRSGITTYDLQSNGPIPNHLAFDASGNLVTAWTMSLLADGAWDDRGTGYNKFTAGAWDAEPTKRVENVRVGWGNIAVDAEGTEIIVSHSFAANNYFLNIARKKVGGSWVNTKMPTATPKGVLWPRATIGGVDNKTLHVIGVTTPTGTTTNGVVYHGVDGHVLYFRSPDGGVTWDIKDLIIPGLDSVDFARMDSDSYSLYAKGNTVAILMQTQWNDMSVYKSSDNGTTWTKTVIHKFPISRYIYDTEYSIDDIGGVDTSGPGGAVGADDAAMKSIYTNDGSGNLTIDNNGKIHAFWGEMYVTDVTPGDGTSSYYPGRNGIDYWNEDMGANSYVKGIAGCLDENSDGTLNITGSDAIALYYTSLSSQPSATVDNDNNLYLAYSALSESNISSGAQNYRHIILTKSKDGGATWPEFVDVINDQLFKDDPTFYTFAEAVFPSVIINGNDLHLTFMMDYEPGLTVNGDLDPSSENEMAHLIFDKNTLTLTEKVNKPSFFAMTLTPNVVNESTRVNFEVAKGGQAQLEVYSLTGQLMQTKSLGQIGAGVYNEEINLQNITSGNYIIKLKVGVNSAAVKLVKI, encoded by the coding sequence ATGAAAAAAATTTTTACAAGTTTACTGTTTTTTAGTTTCGTTTGGCTTGTCGACGCTCAATTTAAGGTCGTGCAGCCACTTAAAAGCGAAAGTGCAGTCTTTAACAAAGTTGCTAAAACTGGTTTTGAGCCTGCTAAGAATACCGGAGTTTCAAGTCCTAAGTTAAAGACCCGTTATCCTTATGATCGTTCAGGTATAACTACTTATGATTTACAATCTAATGGACCAATTCCAAATCATTTGGCATTTGATGCTAGTGGTAATTTGGTTACTGCCTGGACGATGAGTTTATTAGCAGATGGAGCATGGGATGATAGAGGTACTGGATATAACAAATTTACCGCAGGTGCGTGGGATGCTGAACCAACTAAGCGAGTAGAAAATGTTCGTGTAGGATGGGGAAACATAGCTGTAGATGCAGAAGGTACTGAGATTATTGTATCGCATAGTTTTGCTGCAAACAATTATTTTTTAAATATTGCTCGAAAAAAAGTTGGTGGATCTTGGGTTAATACCAAAATGCCAACTGCAACGCCAAAAGGTGTTTTATGGCCAAGAGCTACCATTGGTGGGGTCGATAATAAAACTTTACATGTGATAGGTGTTACTACACCTACAGGAACTACAACAAATGGAGTAGTATATCATGGTGTTGATGGTCATGTGTTATATTTCCGTTCACCCGATGGTGGAGTGACTTGGGATATCAAGGACTTGATTATTCCAGGATTGGATAGTGTTGATTTTGCAAGAATGGACAGTGATTCTTATAGTTTATATGCGAAGGGAAATACAGTTGCTATATTAATGCAAACCCAATGGAATGATATGTCGGTTTATAAATCATCAGACAACGGTACTACATGGACTAAAACTGTAATTCATAAGTTCCCTATATCTCGTTATATTTATGACACAGAATACAGTATTGATGATATCGGTGGGGTGGATACTTCTGGTCCTGGTGGTGCAGTAGGTGCAGATGATGCTGCAATGAAATCCATTTATACTAATGATGGCTCAGGTAATTTGACTATAGACAATAATGGCAAAATTCACGCTTTTTGGGGTGAAATGTATGTAACAGATGTAACTCCTGGTGATGGAACATCAAGTTATTATCCAGGTAGAAATGGAATCGATTATTGGAATGAAGATATGGGAGCTAATAGTTATGTTAAAGGAATTGCTGGATGTCTTGACGAGAATAGTGATGGTACTTTAAATATTACTGGATCTGATGCCATAGCTTTATATTATACTTCATTGTCTTCTCAACCATCAGCTACAGTAGATAATGACAATAATTTATATCTTGCATATTCTGCATTGAGTGAAAGCAATATTTCTTCTGGTGCACAGAATTACAGACACATCATATTGACTAAATCTAAAGATGGCGGCGCTACATGGCCGGAGTTTGTAGATGTAATAAATGATCAATTATTTAAAGATGATCCTACATTCTATACTTTCGCAGAAGCAGTTTTTCCAAGTGTTATTATCAATGGAAATGACTTACATCTTACATTTATGATGGATTATGAACCAGGATTAACTGTCAATGGCGATTTAGATCCTTCTTCTGAAAATGAAATGGCTCATTTAATATTCGATAAAAACACGCTAACGCTTACAGAAAAAGTGAACAAACCTTCTTTCTTTGCAATGACGCTTACTCCGAATGTAGTGAATGAATCTACACGCGTAAATTTTGAAGTTGCAAAAGGTGGACAGGCACAGTTGGAAGTGTATTCTTTAACTGGTCAATTGATGCAAACTAAATCATTAGGCCAAATTGGAGCCGGTGTTTACAATGAAGAAATCAATCTACAAAACATTACATCTGGAAATTATATCATCAAATTAAAAGTTGGTGTTAATTCAGCAGCAGTAAAATTGGTAAAAATTTAA
- a CDS encoding NAD-dependent epimerase/dehydratase family protein, whose product MLNKLILVTGANGFLGQYVLSQLLRSGYTNIFGTYHNQLPNNTLITWRQMDLNDPVSVEDALDGIHTVIHLAAKVSYAATDKKALDRINYLGTRNLVNASLVTGVKEIIYVSSSSTLAKSISPYFISEHELGDPVFHSNYAKSKYKGELEIFRGEAEGLRVCIVHPCLILGVGDWSKGSISIFSRVNRKLSFYPSGTVGLVYAGDVALAIEKILQKKNWMTRYLIHAETWTYKKLLSEISNGLGKSPPWIKVSSFVGHIVAKLDTIRSRVLGEQAVITSETVVISSFKFEYNNELTNNELGLKYKPLSTIIDSLCKKYVTDIDDI is encoded by the coding sequence ATGCTAAATAAATTAATACTGGTAACCGGGGCAAACGGTTTTTTAGGTCAATATGTACTTAGCCAACTCCTTCGTAGTGGTTATACCAATATTTTCGGAACTTATCATAATCAGTTGCCAAACAATACATTGATAACATGGCGACAAATGGATCTCAATGATCCTGTTAGTGTAGAAGATGCACTTGATGGAATTCACACGGTCATTCACTTAGCGGCAAAAGTGAGTTATGCTGCAACAGACAAAAAAGCCTTGGATCGAATCAATTATTTAGGAACCAGAAACCTGGTTAATGCAAGTTTGGTAACTGGTGTCAAGGAAATCATCTATGTAAGTTCATCTTCTACCTTAGCTAAATCCATTTCACCTTATTTTATCAGTGAACATGAACTTGGCGATCCGGTTTTTCACTCTAATTATGCTAAATCCAAGTACAAGGGTGAACTTGAAATTTTTAGGGGAGAAGCTGAAGGATTAAGGGTTTGTATAGTACATCCATGTCTCATTTTGGGCGTTGGGGATTGGTCAAAAGGGTCGATCAGTATATTTAGTAGAGTAAATAGGAAATTATCTTTTTACCCTTCCGGTACAGTAGGATTGGTCTATGCAGGGGACGTAGCTTTAGCCATCGAGAAAATCTTACAGAAAAAAAATTGGATGACAAGATATCTCATACATGCTGAGACTTGGACTTATAAAAAGCTTTTATCCGAAATCTCAAATGGCCTTGGCAAAAGTCCTCCATGGATAAAAGTGAGTTCATTTGTCGGACATATTGTTGCAAAGTTGGATACTATCAGATCTCGCGTATTAGGTGAGCAAGCCGTTATTACTTCTGAAACAGTGGTGATATCTTCGTTTAAATTTGAGTATAATAACGAATTGACTAATAATGAATTAGGTCTTAAATACAAACCCCTTTCCACTATAATAGATTCACTTTGTAAGAAATACGTAACAGATATTGATGATATATAA
- a CDS encoding c-type cytochrome, protein MKEKFGIVGLILPFFWLLSCQNSPNDGSKLQNGKTLFKQYCVTCHGINGDLKTNGAIDLKHSVLTLDERILVITKGRNIMTSFENKLTTQQIRSVAEYSIQLKDTSHLDAK, encoded by the coding sequence ATGAAAGAAAAATTTGGAATAGTTGGTTTGATTTTGCCTTTTTTTTGGCTTTTAAGCTGTCAAAATAGTCCAAATGATGGATCTAAATTACAAAATGGTAAGACTTTATTTAAGCAATATTGTGTCACTTGTCATGGAATAAATGGCGATTTGAAGACTAATGGAGCTATAGATTTAAAACATTCTGTCCTGACATTGGATGAAAGGATACTTGTCATTACTAAAGGACGCAATATCATGACCTCTTTTGAAAACAAGTTAACCACTCAACAGATTAGGTCTGTAGCTGAATATAGTATCCAATTAAAAGATACAAGTCATTTGGATGCTAAATAA